The Rhodamnia argentea isolate NSW1041297 chromosome 10, ASM2092103v1, whole genome shotgun sequence sequence gaggaggaggaagaagaagaagaagaacctgCATCCATTTGGCAGTGTGTTCGCTGATGAGAGGGAATTTGGAAGAGGGTTGGGCAACTACGCTACTGAAGCTTCTACCAACAACGGTATGGGCCAATTTTGACGATCTGATCACCGCCCTACACAGATTGGACGCCATTGATTGATTCGATTCCTTTCAAGAACGCCGATGAGAGGAACAAGGAATGCCCCAGAAGAACAAGGCGAcgcccgagagagagagagagagagagatccggaGAGAGCGAGCAAATTACAGAAAAACattcaagaaaaaaggaaaaagggggcATCTGTTTGGGTTTTGGAGAATGCACAGATGGGCCGTTGAGACGATACGGCCCAACAACTCATTATACCTTCAGAGCCCAACAACTCATCCCACCTTCGTGTGGTACTGGAACAATTTCTTCTTGGAGTTCATTACTGAtttggaattggaattggaagGATCAACACTTTCGCGAAGCATTGTTTTACTGGCAGCCACAATACATGGCTTAATCACCAATAGGGtagtttttttgtgtgtgtgtttggggggggggaggggtgggTGGTGGGGagatagagagggagggagggagagagagagtatagaGCAGTAATGCCGGTTGGTCAAAAGTGATGGATTGTCGTGTGTTTCTTCTCGACATTGAATGGAATTTAcatggagggagggaggaatgAAGAGAGAGGAACATCTCCTCGAGAAAAAGAAGGGGAGAAACATGACAGCCCAACTCATCATATATCGAGATTCATAAGGTGCCCAGTCCACTTCGGATCACCTCTTCTCCATTTAACTAGATAGGATAAAACAAGACGGGACGGGAATTGTAATGGTTCTTGAGCACTTGTTgctcatcctcctcctcaagATTCCAGCTCACGTGTTTGGTAGTCAACATATCATCCATAATCCCGATCGCGGTGGATGGCTGCCATCATTAGGCATGTCGGAAAATACTTagttctctccctccccctctccatAATAGAATCTGCGTCCTCTCTCAATACTTTTTAACTGTGACCCCACTTTAAAGACCAGAATGTGATCCCCATGTTCTTCATTGTCTTCAATGTAGCTTCCGCTTTTTCCGTCATTCCTGCAGACCGATAACAATGAACAGCTGCACTCCACATAAACCTGTCCGCTTCAACATGCTCCcgtatcttttcaaaaagagtgATTGCTTTCTCGACACATCCACAGTCCAAATAACCCCTTAACATGGTGCGGTGACATGCGAGATCGGGGCTTAAGCCAGTATTCTCCAGCATTTCTTCGTACACTCTTTCCGCTTCTCTAATCATACCTGCCTTTGCCAATGCAGACACCAATTGGTTGTAATGAGCGCAAGAGGGGGAAATTCCTTCTCTCTGCATAGACTTTAGGGTTTCCTCTGCTTCGATGAACTTCGCACTCCCTGCATAGGCTCGAATAAGGGACAGGTACGTGAAAGAATCAGGTAGAACACAATCCCTCTGCATGGCCTGGAAGTGTTCCTCTGCTTCTTCATACCATCCAGCAGATGCACATGAGTTTATCAAGGCATTGTAGGTAACCTGCACAAGGTAATGACGTGCCTGAGACACTTGGTAGGAAACAAAGTACTACTCTACACAGTAATGAAGACAAGCTGCTCCATATAATTTGGGCTGGCTTATATATGTTCAGCACATAATCATCTTACTCagttcaaagaaagaaaatggagtGATCAGGATGGATATTTCAATGCATTAGGAGCCAGGGATTCGACAAGAAGTCCTCTCATGATTTAATATGGAGATATTCCCCCGAAACAACCTACTTTGATGTCTACAAAGTGTTAAAATCTACTCTAATAAGAATGAATAGCATGCCCACCTTTCCCGGTTTAATACCTTCATCCTTCATTTTGGCAAATAGAAGGGAAGCTTCTTGTCTTCCACCTGGAACATAAGATGATACAGTGAACTTGAAGAACttaattttctttccatttttcaacAAAGAAGACAACAAGTGGGCCAAGAAAATTAATTGTTTAGCCACAATATGTGGAGAACTAGATAGAAACATATGCTTCACTGGTTAATTCATTTCGCAAAGCCATTGGATTTGTATGTAATGAAAACATATTTTCGAGCAGCCAACATGCTCTTAGCATTTCGACAAATTCATGATTCCAATGTCATTGTGCGGCTTAACGGCAACACACCCTTTTTGAAACTATTCAAGTACCAGTGGTCCAAAAAACATGGCCCCGCATCCATACCAGCCTTGCAGTAAAAGCCAATCAGATTCATATATGCCTTCTCATCCAGAGGCAAAGACAAGCCGCGTGCTGTGCCAAACATCTCTGCAGCTTTATTCAACTTGCCACCTCGTCCGTAAACACTGCAACATTCATAACTGTGATAAACCACAACAGAACTCTCCAACAGCCTTAATGTAGCATTTCTTGaacagtttttctttttttggtcagacatTTCTTGAACAGTTAATTAGcagaagaatcaaagccttaCCTGATCATGGTGTTAAAGGTTCGAATTGATGGAGCAACCCCGAGAGAAAGCATTTGCTCATATATGCTTTCTGCAAAGTTAAGTTTTCCTGCCAAAAAAAGGCTCAGTTAATACCTAATAGTTTAACTGTGAGCCTTCTATGTGTACATCTCAGAAGACAGTACCAGCTTCCAGCATCGCCTTGATAAATGTATTGAACAACACAGTATCAAGTTCTGGACTCTCCTGCAAATTCTTCCGAACTATATCCTCTGCTTCTTGGTGCTTTCCTGGAAATAACTTTCATACTCATCAATGGTGGAGCAAACagcacacaaaaagaaaatcactaaGCACAAACAACCTAATTTCTCATTATACTTTAATTCAAGCCCTACAAgcaatttccatttttcataTTAGAATCCATATAGCTTAGATAAGTCAGGACTTATGCCAGTTGATTCCTAATTATTAATCCATATAGAATCCATATTCTACCCTTAGATGACCATTAAGAATGGTGACATGGTAAGACAACTTCGCTGAAAAACATACCAACATTAGTCAAAGCATTCACAATGATGCTGATTGTAACAGGACCAAGATCATGGCCTTTCTCAGTTGCTTTTCTGTATAGCAAATATGCATCCTCTGGTCTACCAGATTTGGCATATGCATCAATCATACACTTAAATACTAGTTTCCCAGACAAAGGAGAATCCGCTTTCAAAAATATAGCTTCAGCCTTGTCCAGCTTTTCTCCTTTTGCGTACCAGCTAATCATTGAAGCAACTGCTTCATCCTCTGCTCTACAACCCAGCCTTATCAAGTGACTGTTTAAagcttctgctttagaaatgtCACCTGAAATGGAAATCAAGAAAAGCAAACTCAGTTTAAGTAATCAACCACAAACCAAAACAGTCTAACCTCAAAAATCACAGGGTGAAGAAGAATACTCTCCATCAAACAACAAATCGCTATTCTCAGGTTGGAGGCACCACATGTGTACCATCTTATTATATGCAAGGTTTTCCATACATTTAATTGCCTTGATATGTAAGAACGCAACACCAGCGAAGATGCTAAATGATAGCCAGGCTAAGCAACAATGACTTGCTACTCAAACTAACCAAACTGTATTAATATCAGCACGTGTAAGCTATCTAGCTAGCTTCAAGGATGAAGAATAATGCATTGATGTAATGACTTGCCTTCTCTTACAAAGTTTCCAATGAGTTTACTGGCTATTGACAGTCCATCAGCAGTTTCAAGCAACAGCTTCAAGATGTACTCCGTGTTCCTCAAACTACCATCAGCTAAGTACAGAGTAAGCATCAGCCCTAGAGCCATCGAGTCAAAAAGATCAGGAATCACAGTACTTTTCGCATGTTTCTCCTGTCCTTTATATAGTCCATGAATGATCCGGTAAAATGTTTGCACAAATTTGTTATCTGCAAAAGATCCAACTCCACCTATTTCTTGAGCAAACTGCTCAGCCTCGCTTATCATTCCATTTTTGCAATAGAATCTAATAATGGTCTTGAAAAGTTCCTCGTCAAATTTGACTAGGTCTTCTCTTATCTGGAAGGTGAACTCCTTGGCCTTTTCTGTCTGGTCCAAATTTATATACAAATTGAGCATGTCGTTAAAAGAACCTGCATCGGGTAATCCAGTTTTCGATAAAGCTAGAAAGGCACCTTCGGCAGAATCTAAATTTCGTCTTTTGACATAACATTGCAACAACACAATGTAAGCatatctggagaaccaaatctCCTTAGACTTCATCAGTTCAATGACATTCAGAGCTTTCTCAGCATTTCCCGAACTAAGATGGACCTGCGCCATAGCTAAATACGTTTTTTCATCCGTAAGTAGGCCCAGATGCTCAATTTCTTTAAAAGTATTCTCAGCATCCTCATAGAGTCCAAGTTTTCCATATATTCTAATGAGCAACCCATAGATCACTTCATCAGGACCAACTTTATGCCTTCCCATTTCCGAGAACAGTGCAAGTGCCCTGGAGTAGTCTCCTTTTCTATAACATAGAGTGAGAAGTGAAGCACGAGTATAATTACTCGGGATAATTTTCAGAAATCTCATGTCTTCATAAAGATTGATTGCTTCATCCCAACTGCCATTTTTGGCACAAAGGTTTATGAGCAGGCTATAGGTAACTTCCTCAGGGAGAAAACCAGCATTCTTCATC is a genomic window containing:
- the LOC115742742 gene encoding pentatricopeptide repeat-containing protein At5g27270 isoform X1, whose product is MEWARSSFFSGNCLLPLLPATPKSSKPSPLRSSVSPDPWSLSDGLNKPKPRSKNPKNPLSDDNARRIIKAKARYLSALRRNQGSRVQTTKWIKRTPEQMVRYLQDDRDGHLYGKHVVAAIKTVRALAEKREGEYDMRMVMSGFVSKLTFREMCVVLKEQKGWRQVRDFFAWMKLQFSYRPSVIVYTIVLRMYGQVGKIKLAEQTFLEMLEAGCEPDEVACGTLLCTYARWGRHKAMLSFYSAVEERGVMPSVAVFNFMLSSLQKKSLHQNVVDLWRKMVDKRVAPNGFTYTVVISSLIKEGCGDEALQTFYEMKNAGFLPEEVTYSLLINLCAKNGSWDEAINLYEDMRFLKIIPSNYTRASLLTLCYRKGDYSRALALFSEMGRHKVGPDEVIYGLLIRIYGKLGLYEDAENTFKEIEHLGLLTDEKTYLAMAQVHLSSGNAEKALNVIELMKSKEIWFSRYAYIVLLQCYVKRRNLDSAEGAFLALSKTGLPDAGSFNDMLNLYINLDQTEKAKEFTFQIREDLVKFDEELFKTIIRFYCKNGMISEAEQFAQEIGGVGSFADNKFVQTFYRIIHGLYKGQEKHAKSTVIPDLFDSMALGLMLTLYLADGSLRNTEYILKLLLETADGLSIASKLIGNFVREGDISKAEALNSHLIRLGCRAEDEAVASMISWYAKGEKLDKAEAIFLKADSPLSGKLVFKCMIDAYAKSGRPEDAYLLYRKATEKGHDLGPVTISIIVNALTNVGKHQEAEDIVRKNLQESPELDTVLFNTFIKAMLEAGKLNFAESIYEQMLSLGVAPSIRTFNTMISVYGRGGKLNKAAEMFGTARGLSLPLDEKAYMNLIGFYCKAGGRQEASLLFAKMKDEGIKPGKVTYNALINSCASAGWYEEAEEHFQAMQRDCVLPDSFTYLSLIRAYAGSAKFIEAEETLKSMQREGISPSCAHYNQLVSALAKAGMIREAERVYEEMLENTGLSPDLACHRTMLRGYLDCGCVEKAITLFEKIREHVEADRFMWSAAVHCYRSAGMTEKAEATLKTMKNMGITFWSLKWGHS
- the LOC115742742 gene encoding pentatricopeptide repeat-containing protein At5g27270 isoform X4 codes for the protein MYGQVGKIKLAEQTFLEMLEAGCEPDEVACGTLLCTYARWGRHKAMLSFYSAVEERGVMPSVAVFNFMLSSLQKKSLHQNVVDLWRKMVDKRVAPNGFTYTVVISSLIKEGCGDEALQTFYEMKNAGFLPEEVTYSLLINLCAKNGSWDEAINLYEDMRFLKIIPSNYTRASLLTLCYRKGDYSRALALFSEMGRHKVGPDEVIYGLLIRIYGKLGLYEDAENTFKEIEHLGLLTDEKTYLAMAQVHLSSGNAEKALNVIELMKSKEIWFSRYAYIVLLQCYVKRRNLDSAEGAFLALSKTGLPDAGSFNDMLNLYINLDQTEKAKEFTFQIREDLVKFDEELFKTIIRFYCKNGMISEAEQFAQEIGGVGSFADNKFVQTFYRIIHGLYKGQEKHAKSTVIPDLFDSMALGLMLTLYLADGSLRNTEYILKLLLETADGLSIASKLIGNFVREGDISKAEALNSHLIRLGCRAEDEAVASMISWYAKGEKLDKAEAIFLKADSPLSGKLVFKCMIDAYAKSGRPEDAYLLYRKATEKGHDLGPVTISIIVNALTNVGKHQEAEDIVRKNLQESPELDTVLFNTFIKAMLEAGKLNFAESIYEQMLSLGVAPSIRTFNTMISVYGRGGKLNKAAEMFGTARGLSLPLDEKAYMNLIGFYCKAGGRQEASLLFAKMKDEGIKPGKVTYNALINSCASAGWYEEAEEHFQAMQRDCVLPDSFTYLSLIRAYAGSAKFIEAEETLKSMQREGISPSCAHYNQLVSALAKAGMIREAERVYEEMLENTGLSPDLACHRTMLRGYLDCGCVEKAITLFEKIREHVEADRFMWSAAVHCYRSAGMTEKAEATLKTMKNMGITFWSLKWGHS
- the LOC115742742 gene encoding pentatricopeptide repeat-containing protein At5g27270 isoform X3 encodes the protein MEWARSSFFSGNCLLPLLPATPKSSKPSPLRSSVSPDPWSLSDGLNKPKPRSKNPKNPLSDDNARRIIKAKARYLSALRRNQGSRVQTTKWIKRTPEQMVRYLQDDRDGHLYGKHVVAAIKTVRALAEKREGEYDMRMVMSGFVSKLTFREMCVVLKEQKGWRQVRDFFAWMKLQFSYRPSVIVYTIVLRMYGQVGKIKLAEQTFLEMLEAGCEPDEVACGTLLCTYARWGRHKAMLSFYSAVEERGVMPSVAVFNFMLSSLQKKSLHQNVVDLWRKMVDKRVAPNGFTYTVVISSLIKEGCGDEALQTFYEMKNAGFLPEEVTYSLLINLCAKNGSWDEAINLYEDMRFLKIIPSNYTRASLLTLCYRKGDYSRALALFSEMGRHKVGPDEVIYGLLIRIYGKLGLYEDAENTFKEIEHLGLLTDEKTYLAMAQVHLSSGNAEKALNVIELMKSKEIWFSRYAYIVLLQCYVKRRNLDSAEGAFLALSKTGLPDAGSFNDMLNLYINLDQTEKAKEFTFQIREDLVKFDEELFKTIIRFYCKNGMISEAEQFAQEIGGVGSFADNKFVQTFYRIIHGLYKGQEKHAKSTVIPDLFDSMALGLMLTLYLADGSLRNTEYILKLLLETADGLSIASKLIGNFVREGDISKAEALNSHLIRLGCRAEDEAVASMISWYAKGEKLDKAEAIFLKADSPLSGKLVFKCMIDAYAKSGRPEDAYLLYRKATEKGHDLGPVTISIIVNALTNVGKHQEAEDIVRKNLQESPELDTVLFNTFIKAMLEAGKLNFAESIYEQMLSLGVAPSIRTFNTMISVYGRGGKLNKAAEMFGTARGLSLPLDEKAYMNLIGFYCKAGYLQCLDKLMCICWMV
- the LOC115742742 gene encoding pentatricopeptide repeat-containing protein At5g27270 isoform X2; translation: MEWARSSFFSGNCLLPLLPATPKSSKPSPLRSSVSPDPWSLSDGLNKPKPRSKNPKNPLSDDNARRIIKAKARYLSALRRNQGSRVQTTKWIKRTPEQMVRYLQDDRDGHLYGKHVVAAIKTVRALAEKREGEYDMRMVMSGFVSKLTFREMCVVLKEQKGWRQVRDFFAWMKLQFSYRPSVIVYTIVLRMYGQVGKIKLAEQTFLEMLEAGCEPDEVACGTLLCTYARWGRHKAMLSFYSAVEERGVMPSVAVFNFMLSSLQKKSLHQNVVDLWRKMVDKRVAPNGFTYTVVISSLIKEGCGDEALQTFYEMKNAGFLPEEVTYSLLINLCAKNGSWDEAINLYEDMRFLKIIPSNYTRASLLTLCYRKGDYSRALALFSEMGRHKVGPDEVIYGLLIRIYGKLGLYEDAENTFKEIEHLGLLTDEKTYLAMAQVHLSSGNAEKALNVIELMKSKEIWFSRYAYIVLLQCYVKRRNLDSAEGAFLALSKTGLPDAGSFNDMLNLYINLDQTEKAKEFTFQIREDLVKFDEELFKTIIRFYCKNGMISEAEQFAQEIGGVGSFADNKFVQTFYRIIHGLYKGQEKHAKSTVIPDLFDSMALGLMLTLYLADGSLRNTEYILKLLLETADGLSIASKLIGNFVREGDISKAEALNSHLIRLGCRAEDEAVASMISWYAKGEKLDKAEAIFLKADSPLSGKLVFKCMIDAYAKSGRPEDAYLLYRKATEKGHDLGPVTISIIVNALTNVGKHQEAEDIVRKNLQESPELDTVLFNTFIKAMLEAGKLNFAESIYEQMLSLGVAPSIRTFNTMISVYGRGGKLNKAAEMFGTARGLSLPLDEKAYMNLIGFYCKAGGRQEASLLFAKMKDEGYLQCLDKLMCICWMV